Proteins encoded together in one Lepisosteus oculatus isolate fLepOcu1 chromosome 2, fLepOcu1.hap2, whole genome shotgun sequence window:
- the akap12b gene encoding A-kinase anchor protein 12b isoform X2 yields MLGTITLTVGQGDSAAVSQKEEEPEKMEDLQEEAEPQVNGEKEDQDSPAANDITPKEETPKEEKANEASEVGFKKVFKFVGFKFTVKKDKTEKTEPVQLLTVKKEEGEEKSLDVTEDAKGDESKTEAKAKVPEEQEVTKTADEPAGTESPSEKVNGDATEKVAQQTEPSEDVKPEKEVEKPAESPTSPLQEIQSPLKRFFTQGLFSSLKKKTPFKKTKEEEVTAEEKAVLVTVEEKHESEEKTEDAPAQEEENRPEEAAPEPQQEEPLAQEESKTSPLPETAPLVVIEQKEDEIKVEIEVAPKVTQEDDEKPSDFQNAVLEEATEVTKEVESVEEHPVMKEESQESEATTESKTTEEHVPDTLEEQQKSEHPSPDDTPTAKTPETVTTEAEILSSQEKAKVQGSPLKKLFTGTGLKKLSGKKQKGKKENEAKLAESGENVIEQIQSSTESAEVQKSDSSPSSPEESTERFIGEEAQAETPGPDVEGDGATSDGERKRDGITPWASFKKLVTPKKRVKRPSESDKEDDANEKPKSATMSSTESSGSTEKPEEPKPSEEEQKMERSIEEPKKKVDTSVSWEALICVGSSKKRARKTSDSDDESPKIEEEAQNLGEESAKNKEAAVESPIASSQEADQEQLASSPDQAGSPSDGEGVSTWESFKRLVTPRRKAKLEDKPEESPAVTTEQIPSDSEAGKEESTFSLKKLIPGRRKKRSDAKPEQAPADEADKAVGSAEEDSDTPAVVPLSEYDTEQIDATVKIEATAEVKPEQQEETQTVEIKPLEFTHETQQLSELEKSGDTVPSADQHIQDIQVSVEKAIPDMDERSPSWISATVTEEIIQEQIESISKHQPLSDIPEEVAVEETTITRSPTEVEDHISPDDTIAQDIMELTSEAVTALEQAPEESFAEETTEMVSAVSRLTESPGTSGDATPVPGVYEVKQTDKILQEVAENIKLTPIALSVTNTTEQPEETVVVTVPHLMASAVKEDPIVMQKEAEAVAICTGLSTQEIEAVETNLQKSTVEVITLVMEAISTEVVAEEKTETFQEAGAVEEEVCNAEVQDIKTEYQEVEQQAETGERVEEKELQEDKASQQDGEIGKVSLETETDSELQKEVCKAPKESETEKESGEQAGTLEEIIEPESLQPITVSGQQDECEHEDQEVVELTPELEPAEGPAVERVEELICTTPVEVTETLVAVEEKLQEFKEVKDLADLEVPADEVIQCAAQEVVASIPEAPTSESSEMKEASFAVSAPAVEPEVPAVQKVEELICASSVEVTETSVIEEERVQEFKEVQDLADLQVPIEDVIQCAAQEVVASIPEAPTSESSEMKEVPFAVSAPAVEPEVPAVQKEEELICASSVEVTETSVIEEERVQEFKEVKDLADLQVPIEDVIQCAAQEVVASIPEAPTSESSEMKEVPFAVSAPAVEPEVPAVQKEEELICASSVEVTETSVIEEERVQEFKEVKDLADLQVPIEDVIQCAAQEVVASIPEAPTSESSEMKEVPFAVSAPAVEPEVPAVQKVEELICASSVEVTETSVIEEERVQEFKEVKGLADLQVPVENVIQCAAQEVVASMPEALTSESSETKEAPFAVSAPAIEAPVVKETVGILKPPCKTIKSEVAEVKTEDLVLRERVSSVKFKDQQETPFQDQHTIDEAATLLVEAAIGAVTGSLAEEKDEKSELGAQLFSVPEKSDNEDETGVCEKQGETGDVTCEQVEMHERVIETIVIEKQSTMIVQQIIQNVVENLTEKVSESQCDIAVARDHKEKEQITTEESSSTSDITELEKISEPQPAAEIISVCEETEVPPAEAEDEKLPEDTLVETETELVSESTAETNAKEDSEISGEKAFEDKDGEGEQKTETAEQAAVTKKEITEEDNEKSEGVEVPEELQISAIPETEHLTAGSAEEIQKSKETESTLLEEKCQDVDAEVKSEKITVEIAEMKSQETEVKMQEEVVEIQGGNVMRQEVEEVIVQEVTEQVECLEDGSQEENDVVKEHKTEEDAECEAIQTKSVEKESCTAEKSECQEEKEQAEMPTLLEEDSQRKAESEDILQKQEEVKREEEAQEKVFEDGKAQQEVDEDVQGAQTETQVSKVSKSQKEVVDVTFSQDNKVEEKSQQPVSEEVQHETSITDVQSQETMVKDALGQVEMKEDIPKQEKKPDVKSENTDKEALQEKPEVVDVQNQSAEAVDLQSPIESTVSQEQVMKDKLSIDNETENVQETVVDSESYKQQAGNAQIQTDETEAVAIQNQAITEESQKEIVEEVQIETAGAVDNKTEELPVKDDVQQDVAKTDVKTEKLVEDTEIDPPVVKDKQIEKDSTSGVSHDASIDAQGQKTLQCDVSAVEDLSCQTEIKEELQAQKDLVEDAKSLETAREDDICQKATLESVQTESVSKEVTESPTEAIEETRSTVLVDGETVSKADVVQDQMLSSESEQSTVDVVEDVQIQAETSEKTEVKQDEPKEELETEITQEAEKETEQVSSEHTAAS; encoded by the exons ATGCTGGGGACAATAACACTCACAg TTGGTCAGGGTGACTCTGCGGCTGTGTCTCAGAAAGAGGAAGAGCCTGAGAAGATGGAGGACCTCCAAGAGGAAGCTGAACCTCAGGTGAACGGTGAGAAGGAAGACCAGGATTCTCCAGCTGCAAATGATATTACACCAAAGGAGGAAACACCAAAAGAGGAAAAGGCAAATGAAGCCAGTGAAGTTGGATTTAAAAAGGTTTTCAagtttgtgggcttcaaatttACTGTGAAAAAAGACAAGACTGAAAAGACGGAGCCTGTGCAATTGCTGACTGTGAAGAAAGAGGAAGGTGAAGAAAAAAGCTTGGATGTCACAGAGGATGCCAAAGGAGATGAATCCAAAACAGAAGCTAAAGCAAAGGTGCCAGAAGAGCAGGAAGTTACCAAAACCGCTGATGAACCTGCTGGTACAGAGTCACCTTCAGAAAAAGTCAATGGGGATGCAACCGAAAAGGTAGCACAACAAACTGAACCAAGTGAAGATGTTAAACCTGAGAAAGAGGTGGAGAAACCAGCAGAGTCTCCAACCAGCCCACTCCAGGAGATTCAGTCCCCTCTGAAGAGATTTTTTACACAGGGGCTCTTTTCCAGTTTAAAAAAGAAGACCCCCTTTAAAAAGACCAAAGAAGAAGAAGTGACTGCTGAGGAAAAGGCGGTTCTTGTGACTGTGGAAGAAAAGCATGAATCAGAGGAAAAGACAGAAGATGCTCCTGCACAAGAGGAAGAGAATAGACCTGAGGAGGCAGCCCCTGAACCTCAGCAGGAAGAGCCTCTTGCGCAAGAGGAAAGCAAAACCAGTCCCCTGCCAGAGACAGCACCGCTTGTTGTAATAGAACAAAAGGAGGACGAGATCAAAGTCGAAATTGAGGTTGCACCCAAGGTAACTCAAGAAGATGATGAGAAGCCATCAGATTTCCAAAATGCTGTTCTAGAAGAGGCAACTGAAGTGACAAAAGAAGTTGAAAGTGTGGAAGAGCATCCGGTTATGAAAGAAGAATCCCAAGAAAGTGAAGCTACCACTGAATCAAAAACTACAGAAGAGCATGTGCCAGATACCCTTGAAGAGCAACAGAAATCAGAGCACCCTAGTCCTGATGACACTCCCACAGCTAAAACGCCTGAGACCGTCACCACTGAAGCTGAGATTTTGTCCTCACAAGAAAAGGCTAAAGTTCAAGGTAGCCCCCTTAAAAAACTGTTCACAGGGACTGGTTTAAAGAAACTTTCTGGAAAGaaacagaaaggaaagaaagaaaatgaggcAAAATTGGCAGAATCTGGTGAAAATGTGATTGAACAGATCCAGTCATCAACTGAATCTGCAGAGGTACAGAAAAGTGATAGCTCACCTTCCTCACCTGAAGAATCTACCGAACGTTTTATTGGTGAGGAAGCCCAGGCAGAGACCCCTGGGCCAGACGTTGAAGGAGATGGAGCTACCTCTGatggagagaggaagagagatggTATTACACCTTGGGCTTCCTTCAAAAAGCTTGTGACACCAAAGAAACGAGTCAAAAGGCCTTCTGAAAGTGACAAAGAAGACGATGCCAATGAAAAGCCTAAAAGTGCAACTATGTCATCCACGGAGAGCTCTGGATCAACAGAGAAACCAGAAGAACCCAAACCAAGTGAAGAGGAACAGAAAATGGAGCGCAGTATTGAAGAGCCCAAAAAGAAAGTTGACACTTCTGTGTCTTGGGAAGCTCTGATCTGTGTAGGATCATCCAAAAAGAGAGCTCGGAAGACATCTGACTCTGATGACGAGTCCCCTAAAATTGAAGAGGAAGCACAGAATTTAGGAGAGGAATCTGCCAAAAACAAAGAGGCAGCTGTGGAGTCTCCAATTGCAAGCTCTCAAGAGGCAGACCAAGAACAATTAGCTTCATCACCAGACCAGGCAGGGAGCCCCTCAGACGGAGAGGGGGTGTCCACCTGGGAATCCTTTAAAAGGCTTGTCACTCCAAGAAGGAAGGCCAAACTAGAGGACAAACCCGAAGAATCTCCTGCAGTTACCACTGAACAAATACCTTCTGACAGTGAAGCTGGAAAAGAGGAgtctacattttctttaaagaaattaattccAGGTCGTAGAAAGAAGAGGTCAGATGCAAAACCAGAACAGGCTCCAGCTGATGAGGCTGATAAAGCAGTTGGATCAGCAGAGGAGGACTCTGATACACCAGCTGTAGTCCCCCTGTCAGAGTATGATACAGAACAGATAGATGCTACTGTGAAGATAGAGGCAACTGCTGAAGTGAAGCCAGAGCAACAAGAGGAGACTCAGACAGTAGAGATCAAGCCTTTAGAATTCACCCATGAAACACAACAGTTATCGGAGCTGGAAAAGTCTGGAGACACAGTACCCTCTGCAGATCAACACATTCAAGACATACAAGTATCTGTGGAGAAAGCTATACCTGACATGGATGAACGGTCACCGTCCTGGATCTCTGCAACAGTCACAGAAGAAATAATTCAGGAGCAAATAGAAAGCATAAGTAAACATCAGCCACTTAGTGATATCCCTGAAGAAGTGGCAGTAGAAGAGACTACTATAACCAGATCTCCTACTGAAGTGGAAGACCACATTTCTCCAGATGACACAATAGCACAAGACATCATGGAGTTGACATCTGAGGCAGTGACAGCTCTCGAGCAAGCACCTGAAGAGTCCTTTGCCGAGGAGACAACAGAAATGGTTTCAGCAGTCTCCCGATTAACCGAATCCCCAGGAACGTCTGGCGACGCTACTCCTGTTCCTGGAGTTTATGAAGTGAAACAAACAGATAAAATTCTGCAAGAGGTTGCAGAAAACATAAAGTTGACGCCGATTGCCTTATCTGTAACTAACACTACTGAGCAACCAGAAGAAACTGTTGTGGTAACTGTCCCACATTTGATGGCATCAGCTGTAAAAGAAGATCCTATTGTGATGCaaaaagaagcagaagcagTGGCAATATGCACAGGCCTATCCACTCAAGAAATAGAAGCAGTGGAGACAAATTTACAAAAATCCACAGTTGAAGTTATTACTCTGGTAATGGAAGCAATATCCACGGAAGTTGTTGCTGAGGAAAAGACAGAGACGTTTCAAGAAGCAGGGGCTGTTGAGGAAGAGGTTTGTAATGCAGAAGTACAGGACATCAAAACTGAATATCAGGAAGTGGAACAACAAGctgagacaggggagagagtcGAAGAGAAAGAACTCCAAGAAGACAAAGCATCCCAACAAGATGGTGAGATAGGCAAGGTCTCTTTGGAAACAGAGACAGATTCAGAACTTCAGAAAGAAGTATGCAAAGCTCCCAAGGAGagtgaaacagaaaaggaaagtGGAGAACAAGCAGGAACATTAGAAGAAATTATAGAGCCAGAGTCACTTCAGCCAATCACAGTCAGTGGACAGCAAGATGAGTGTGAACATGAGGATCAAGAGGTAGTAGAACTTACACCCGAGCTTGAACCTGCTGAAGGTCCAGCAGTAGAAAGAGTCGAGGAGCTTATCTGTACTACACCTGTAGAGGTAACTGAAACATTGGTTGCAGTAGAAGAAAAACTGCAAGAATTCAAAGAGGTTAAAGACCTTGCAGACCTTGAAGTACCAGCAGACGAAGTCATTCAATGTGCAGCACAGGAAGTAGTTGCCTCAATACCTGAAGCACCAACTTCTGAGAGCTCAGAGATGAAGGAGGCTTCATTTGCTGTATCAGCACCTGCTGTTGAACCTGAAGTTCCAGCAGTTCAAAAAGTAGAGGAGCTTATCTGTGCTTCGTCTGTAGAGGTAACTGAAACATCAGTTATAGAAGAAGAAAGAGTGCAAGAATTCAAAGAGGTTCAAGACCTTGCAGACCTTCAAGTACCAATAGAAGACGTCATTCAATGTGCAGCACAGGAAGTAGTTGCCTCAATACCTGAAGCACCAACTTCTGAGAGCTCAGAGATGAAGGAGGTTCCATTTGCTGTATCAGCACCTGCTGTTGAACCTGAAGTTCCAGCAGTTCAAAAAGAAGAGGAACTAATCTGCGCTTCGTCTGTAGAGGTAACTGAAACATCAGTTATAGAAGAAGAAAGAGTGCAAGAATTCAAAGAGGTTAAAGACCTTGCAGACCTTCAAGTACCAATAGAAGACGTCATTCAATGTGCAGCACAGGAAGTAGTTGCCTCAATACCTGAAGCACCAACTTCTGAGAGCTCAGAGATGAAGGAGGTTCCATTTGCTGTATCAGCACCTGCTGTTGAACCTGAAGTTCCAGCAGTTCAAAAAGAAGAGGAACTTATCTGCGCTTCGTCTGTAGAGGTAACTGAAACATCAGTTATAGAAGAAGAAAGAGTGCAAGAATTCAAAGAGGTTAAAGACCTTGCAGACCTTCAAGTACCAATAGAAGACGTCATTCAATGTGCAGCACAGGAAGTAGTTGCCTCAATACCTGAAGCACCAACTTCTGAGAGCTCAGAGATGAAGGAGGTTCCATTTGCTGTATCAGCACCTGCTGTTGAACCTGAAGTTCCAGCAGTTCAAAAAGTGGAGGAGCTTATCTGCGCTTCGTCTGTAGAGGTAACTGAAACATCAGTTATAGAAGAAGAAAGAGTGCAAGAATTCAAagaggttaagggccttgcagaCCTTCAAGTACCAGTAGAAAATGTTATTCAATGTGCAGCACAGGAAGTAGTTGCCTCAATGCCTGAAGCACTAACTTCCGAGAGCTCAGAGACAAAGGAGGCTCCATTTGCTGTATCAGCACCTGCTATTGAAGCTCCAGTGGTTAAGGAGACTGTTGGTATTCTTAAACCCCCATGCAAAACCATAAAATCTGAAGTAGCAGAGGTGAAAACAGAAGATTTAGTTTTAAGAGAAAGAGTGAGTTCAGTCAAATTTAAAGATCAGCAGGAAACCCCGTTTCAGGATCAGCATACAATTGATGAGGCTGCAACTCTACTGGTTGAGGCAGCAATTGGAGCTGTTACTGGCAGCCTTGCTGAGGAGAAGGATGAAAAGTCAGAACTAGGAGCTCAACTTTTTAGTGTTCCTGAGAAATCTGACAATGAAGATGAGACAGGTGTTTGTGAAAAGCAAGGAGAAACAGGAGATGTAACATGTGAGCAGGTGGAAATGCATGAACGTGTGATTGAAACAATTGTTATTGAAAAGCAGAGCACGATGATTGTGCAGCAGATTATCCAAAATGTTGTTGAAAACCTTACAGAGAAGGTGAGTGAATCTCAATGCGATATCGCTGTTGCCAGAGACCACAAGGAAAAAGAGCAAATCACTACGGAAGAGTCATCATCTACCAGTGATATCACAGAATTGGAAAAAATATCTGAGCCACAGCCTGCtgctgaaatcatttctgtttgtGAAGAAACTGAAGTAccaccagcagaagcagaagaTGAGAAATTACCAGAAGACACTCTGgttgaaacagaaacagaacttGTTTCTGAATCAACAGCAGAAACAAATGCTAAGGAAGACTCAGAGATTTCTGGAGAAAAGGCATTTGAAGATAAAGATGGAGAAggagaacagaaaacagaaacagctgAACAAGCAGCcgttacaaaaaaagaaataacagaGGAAGACAATGAAAAATCAGAGGGTGTTGAAGTGCCAGAGGAATTACAGATATCAGCTATTCCAGAGACAGAACATTTGACGGCTGgtagtgcagaagaaatacaaaaatctaaagagacagaaagcacactgctgGAAGAAAAGTGTCAGGATGTTGATGCTGAAGTTAAAAGTGAAAAGATTACAGTGGAGATTGCAGAAATGAAAAGCCAGGAGACAGAAGTGAAAATGCAGGAAGAAGTTGTGGAGATCCAAGGAGGAAATGTGATGAGACAGGAAGTAGAGGAAGTGATTGTCCAGGAAGTGACAGAGCAGGTAGAGTGCTTAGAAGATGGTAGTCAAGAAGAAAATGATGTTGTAAAAGAACACAAGACAGAGGAAGATGCAGAATGTGAAGCAATTCAGACAAAGTCTGTGGAAAAAGAAAGCTGCACTGCAGAGAAGTCGGAGTGTCAGGAAGAGAAAGAGCAAGCTGAGATGCCGACATTACTGGAGGAAGATTCTCAGAGAAAGGCAGAAAGTGAGGATATTTTACAAAAGCAGGAGGAAGTAAAGAGAGAAGAGGAAGCCCAAGAAAAAGTCTTTGAAGATGGAAAGGCTCAACAAGAAGTTGACGAAGATGTACAAGGTGCCCAAACTGAAACACAGGTATCTAAGGTTTCAAAAAGCCAGAAAGAAGTGGTGGATGTTACTTTTAGTCAGGACAACAAAGTAGAAGAAAAGAGTCAGCAACCAGTTTCAGAAGAGGTGCAACATGAAACATCCATCACAGATGTTCAAAGTCAGGAAACAATGGTGAAAGATGCACTAGGCCAGGTAGAAATGAAGGAAGATAtcccaaaacaagaaaaaaaacctgatGTAAAGAGTGAGAACACAGACAAAGAAGCCTTACAAGAGAAACCAGAAGTTGTTGATGTTCAAAACCAATCGGCAGAAGCAGTGGATTTACAGAGCCCAATAGAAAGTACAGTAAGCCAAGAGCAAGTAATGAAAGACAAACTGAGCATAGataatgaaacagaaaatgtacaggAAACTGTAGTAGACTCTGAAAGCTATAAACAACAGGCAGGAAATGCACAAATCCAGACAGATGAAACGGAAGCTGTGGCAATCCAGAATCAAGCCATAACAGAAGAGAGCCAGAAAGAAATTGTGGAAGAGGTGCAAATTGAGACAGCCGGGGCTGTTGATAATAAAACAGAAGAATTACCAGTGAAAGATGACGTGCAGCAGGATGTTGCTAAAACAGATGTGAAAACTGAGAAACTGGTAGAAGATACAGAAATTGATCCACCAGTGGTGAAGGATAAACAAATTGAAAAGGATTCAACAAGTGGTGTAAGCCATGATGCAAGTATAGATGCACAGGGCCAAAAAACCTTACAATGTGATGTGTCGGCAGTTGAAGATTTGTCATGTCAGACAGAAATCAAGGAAGAATTACAGGCCCAGAAAGATTTAGTAGAAGATGCAAAAAGCCTGGAGACAGCACGGGAAGATGACATATGTCAGAAGGCAACTTTAGAAAGTGTTCAGACAGAATCTGTGTCAAAGGAGGTAACAGAAAGCCCAACAGAAGCTATAGAGGAGACTCGGTCAACAGTTCTGGTAGATGGAGAGACTGTGTCTAAGGCTGATGTCGTACAAGATCAGATGCTGTCTTCAGAGAGTGAACAGAGCACAGTGGATGTTGTAGAAGATGTTCAGATCCAAGCAGAGACGAGTGAGAAGACTGAAGTCAAACAGGATGAGCCAAAGGAGGAGTTAGAAACTGAAATAACCCAGGAAGCTGAGAAGGAAACAGAGCAGGTGTCTTCAGAGCATACAGCAGCTTCATGA